TTCCGGATCTTGCTTAAAATAAAATGTTAACGTGTGCAATTTATCACTGTATTCTAAAGGAGATCATGACCACTATGACAAACCGTTTATCCAGAAGCACTCACCCGGGGTTACCCCTCCATCCGGAACGGATGATTCAGTTCGGCGGAGGCAACTTTATGCGTGCTTTCGTTGACTGGCAGCTGCAGCAAATGAACAATCAGGGATTATTCAACGGAAGCGCTGTAATCGTCCAGCCCATTGCCCAATCCGCCGGCGGAGTAGCAGAGCATATGACTGAGCAAGACAATCTCTATACGGTGCTGCTTAACGGCATCATGGACAACGAGACCGTCAATTCCCGCGAGATGATCAGCTCGGTCAGCCGGGGGATTAACCCATATATGGATTACGAAGCTTATCTCGCGCTCGCCGAGGATGATGATCTGGAGTTCATCACCTCCAATACTACCGAAGCCGGCATTGCCTATCTTCCAGGCGACCGCGCAGACGATGCTCCCCCTAAGAGCTTCCCGGGCAAGCTGACTGCGCTGCTCCACCGCCGCTTCGAGCTTGGCAAGAAGGGCTTCGTCATTATCCCCTGCGAGCTGATTGACCGCAACGGCGAGAAATTACAGGAGATCGTAGAGCGTTATGCGGCTGACTGGAACCTTGGCGCAGCATTCCTGCAATGGCTAAAGTCCGAGAATACCTTCTGCTGCAGTCTGGTGGACCGCATTGTTCCTGGTTATCCGCGGGACCAGGCTGCTGCCCTCGAAGCCGAGCTGGGCTATCTCGATAACGTGATGGTGGCCGCAGAACCGTTCCTATTCTGGGTAATTGAAGGGCCGGATTCTCTGGCAGAGCGCCTGCCGCTGGCTAAGGCCGGACTGAATGTGGTGGTCACACCGGATATGACCCCTTACCGCGAACGCAAGGTTCATCTGCTGAACGGACCGCATACCGCTATGGTCCCTCTGGGCCTGCTCGCCGGTCTTGAGACGGTTGAAGACGTCATGAACGACGGTACCTTCTCCCGCTTCGTGAAGCAGTTGATCGAAGAGGAGCTGATCCCGATGCTGGATCTGCCTGCTGAGCAGCTATTGTCCTACGCCGATGCCGTACAAGAGCGCTTCCGCAATCCGTTCATCCGTCATGAGCTGACCTCCATCTCGCTCAACAGCATTTCCAAATTCAAGGCCCGCCTGCTCCCGGTCCTGCTTCGCTACCAGCAGGAACGCGGCAAGCTGCCGGAGCGGATGACTCTCGCCTTCGCCGCCCTGCTGCTCAGCTACCGGGGCGACCGTATTCCCCGGCAGGACGGCGCTGAAGTGCTGGCAGTATTCGATCAGGCCTGGAGCCAGCCGGCCAGCTTTGTGAACACTATTCTTGCCGACACCAGCCTGTGGGGACAGGATCTGACCCAGCTGCCGGGGCTGGCTAATGCGGTTGCCGCCCACTTGCAGCAGCTGGAGCGTGAAGATTCCCGCGAAGCATTACAGGAACTCGTCGGCTGAACGAGCACGTTTGTACGAAGAAGCTCGGAGAAGTATAGCTTACAAACTTTTAGGAGGGCCAACATGAAGAACTTAATGAAAATGAACCCGAGAGATACCGTTGCTGTAGCCTTGCGGCCGATTGCGGCCGGAGAACAACTGACGATAGACGGACTGACGGTGCAGGCAGCACAGGATATTCCGCAGGGTCATAAGATTGCCCTGACTGATTTCAGCAGCGAAGACATCATTACCAAATACGGTTCCCCAATCGGCCATGCCACGGCTCCGATTGCCGCAGGCGACTGGATTCACACGCATAACATCAAAACCAATCTGTCCGGCGAGGAAGAATACGAGTATGTGCCGGATGTCCATCCGGTGATCTATCCGCGCCGTGATTTGACCTTCCAGGGGTACCGGCGGAGTAACGGCAAGGTGGGCATCCGTAATGATCTGTTCATTATTCCGACCGTAGGCTGTGTGAACGGCGTGGCCGAGCAGATGCTTAAGGAGTTCAAGGCCGAGCATCCCGATCTTGGCGGATTCGACAACCTGACCGTGCTGAAGCACCCTTACGGCTGCTCCCAGCTGGGCGATGACCACCGCATGACCCGCAGCATTCTGCTCGATGCCGTCAATCATCCCAATGCAGGCGGTGTACTCGTCTTCGGTCTTGGCTGCGAGAATAATATCGTCTCCGAGTTCCGCAGCATGCTGGGCGATCATGACGAATCCCGGGTTAAATTCCTGGTGGCCCAGGAGGTAGGCAATGAGGTGGAAGCCGGTCTTGTGCTGCTGGAGGAGCTGTATGAAGCCGCTGCGAACGACGTTCGTGAACCGGTTCCGCTGAGCGAGCTGAACATCGGCCTGAAATGCGGCGGCTCTGACGGGTTCTCCGGCATCACGGCCAACCCGCTGCTGGGTGCGTTCTCCGACTTCATTATCTCCCAGGGCGGAACCTCGGTACTGACGGAGGTGCCGGAAATGTTCGGTGCGGAGAAGGTGCTGATGGCCCGCGCAGAGAGCAAGGAAGTCTATGAAGATATCGTCTCGCTGATCAATAACTTCAAGCAGTATTTCCTCTCTTACGGCGAGCCTGTCTATGAGAACCCTTCTCCCGGTAACAAGGCCGGCGGCATCAGCACGCTGGAGGACAAATCGCTCGGCTGCACCCAGAAGGCCGGTTCGTCGCCAGTGGTAGATGTATTGCAGTATGGCGTGAAGCTGCGCAAAAAAGGGCTGAGCCTCTTGCAGGCTCCCGGCAACGATCTGGTCGCTGCCTCCGCGCTTGCCGCTTCCGATTGCCAGCTCGTGCTGTTCACAACCGGCCGCGGCACGCCGTTCGGCAGCTTTGTGCCTACGGTTAAGGTAGCAACGAACAACGACCTTTTTGCCAAAAAAGGTCACTGGATGGACTTCAACGCAGGCCCCCTGCTGGAAACGCCGATGGCCGATGTGCTGGAGGAATTCATCACGTATATCATTGATGTCGCCAGCGGCCAAAAAACACGGAACGAGCAGAATGAAGTGCGTGAGCTGGCTATTTTCAAAACTGGCGTTACCTTGTAGTAGAACTTATTCCAATCCACCCAAAGGGAGATCCTATTCATGTTCCTAAACGAGGACTTCATGTTGTCCGGCGAAACAGCACGGCTACTCTTTCATAATTACGCCAAAACCATGCCCATTATCGATTACCACTGCCATCTGGACCCGCGCGAAATCTATGAGGACCAGCCATTTGAGAATCTGACCGCAGCTTGGCTGTATGGCGATCATTACAAGTGGCGGCTGATGCGCGCGAACGGCGTGCCTGAATCGCATATTACCGGTGACGCCTCTGATTATGATAAATTTCTGGCCTGGGCCCGTACACTGCCTAAGGCAGTAGGCAACCCTCTGTATAGCTGGACGCATCTGGAGCTCCGCCGTTTCTTCGGTGTAGAGGAGATGCTGAATGAAGCCACGGCGCCGGCCATCTGGGAGAAGGTCAACCGTAAGCTGGCTGAACCGGGCTTCACCCGTCGCGGTCTGATCCGCAGCAGCGGTGTCAAGGTGATCTGCACCACCGATGATCCGGCAGATTCCCTGGAGTATCACAAGCTGCTGAGCGGGAGTGAGGCCGCCTTCCAGGTGTTCCCGACCTTCCGTCCTGACAAGGCGCTGAACATCGATGCAGAAGGCTTCGCCGCCTGGACCCTTAAGCTGGAGTCGGCCTCCGGCCTGCCGGTCAAGAGCTATGCCGGGCTGCTGGATGCCCTGCGTAACCGGGTTGCCTTCTTCCACGAGCAGGGCTGCCGCCTCTCGGATCATGCGCTGGATGTCCTGCGTTATGAAGCGGGTGAAGCTGAGGCGGTTGAAGCTATTTTTGCCAAAAGAATGCAGGGTGCTGCGCTGTCACCGGAGGAAATCACCCGCTACCGCACAGAACTGCTGACCGCGCTGATCGGCTTCTACCATGACAAGGACTGGACTATGCAGCTTCACCTGCATGCTTACCGTAACAATAACACGCCGATGTTCCAGCGGCTTGGACCGGATACCGGCTATGACGGCATCAATGATCTGCCGCTGACCACAGCGCTGTCGCAGCTGCTTGACCGGGCCGAGAGCGGCAGCGGCCTGCCGAAGACGATCCTCTACTCGCTGAATCCCGGCGACTACCCTGCCCTGCTGGCTCTGCTGGGCTGTTACCAGAAGGACACTCCCGGCAAGCTCCAGCTCGGCTCCGGCTGGTGGTACAATGATACGCGCAGCGGCATGCGCCAGCAATTGACCCTGCTGGCCGAAGGCAGTCTGCTCGGCAACTTCGTCGGCATGCTGACCGATTCGCGCAGCTTCCTCTCCTATACCCGGCATGAATATTTCCGCCGGGTCCTGTGCGGACTGCTCGGTGAACTTGCCGAACGCGGGGAAGCGCCGGATGACCTAGAAGTTCTGGGGGCTATGGCCCGGGATATCTCCTACAATAACGCAGCCGGGTATTTCGGCTTCCAGACTGCCGGCAGCGAAGCCGGAGTCACCGCCTAGATGGAGGCATACTGAAGATGCCGACAATCTATATCGCCGGAGACTCTACCGCCGCCCAGAAGGGCGGCGGGGAATGGCCGATGGCCGGATGGGGCGAATACCTGCAGCAGTATGTCAGCCGGAAGGTGCGGATTGAGAACCGGGCCATCAACGGACGGAGCACACGCTCCTTCCTGGCTGAGGGCAGACTGGCAGACATGGAGCGGGACTTCCTCCCCGGAGACTTCCTCCTGATCCAGTTTGGCCATAATGACCAGAAGCTGGAGGACCCTCTCCGTTACACGGAGCCGCATACCGAATACCGCCGGAATCTACAGGCATTCATTGATTCCGCTCGCAGCCGGGGCAGCTTCCCTGTGCTGCTGACTTCCGTGAGCCGCCGCCGCTTCACTACAGACGGGGAACCGGACCCGCAGGCTGTCGGACTCTATCCGCAGGTTATGCGGGAGGTTGCCGGGGAGACTGGAACGCCTCTGCTGGATGTTTTTGCCGCCTCCCAGCAGCTCTACCGCAGACTGGGGACCGAAGCATCAGCCGGGCTGTTCATGCACCTGCCGCCGGGTGCCCGCCCCAACTACCCGGACGGCATCACGGATGACACGCATTTCTCCAGATCCGGGGCGCAGCAGATCGCATCGCTCGTGGCCGAAGCGCTCGCACAATCTGCGGAGCTGAAGCTGCTGCACCCTTA
This genomic interval from Paenibacillus sp. FSL H8-0332 contains the following:
- the uxaC gene encoding glucuronate isomerase produces the protein MFLNEDFMLSGETARLLFHNYAKTMPIIDYHCHLDPREIYEDQPFENLTAAWLYGDHYKWRLMRANGVPESHITGDASDYDKFLAWARTLPKAVGNPLYSWTHLELRRFFGVEEMLNEATAPAIWEKVNRKLAEPGFTRRGLIRSSGVKVICTTDDPADSLEYHKLLSGSEAAFQVFPTFRPDKALNIDAEGFAAWTLKLESASGLPVKSYAGLLDALRNRVAFFHEQGCRLSDHALDVLRYEAGEAEAVEAIFAKRMQGAALSPEEITRYRTELLTALIGFYHDKDWTMQLHLHAYRNNNTPMFQRLGPDTGYDGINDLPLTTALSQLLDRAESGSGLPKTILYSLNPGDYPALLALLGCYQKDTPGKLQLGSGWWYNDTRSGMRQQLTLLAEGSLLGNFVGMLTDSRSFLSYTRHEYFRRVLCGLLGELAERGEAPDDLEVLGAMARDISYNNAAGYFGFQTAGSEAGVTA
- a CDS encoding tagaturonate reductase; this encodes MTNRLSRSTHPGLPLHPERMIQFGGGNFMRAFVDWQLQQMNNQGLFNGSAVIVQPIAQSAGGVAEHMTEQDNLYTVLLNGIMDNETVNSREMISSVSRGINPYMDYEAYLALAEDDDLEFITSNTTEAGIAYLPGDRADDAPPKSFPGKLTALLHRRFELGKKGFVIIPCELIDRNGEKLQEIVERYAADWNLGAAFLQWLKSENTFCCSLVDRIVPGYPRDQAAALEAELGYLDNVMVAAEPFLFWVIEGPDSLAERLPLAKAGLNVVVTPDMTPYRERKVHLLNGPHTAMVPLGLLAGLETVEDVMNDGTFSRFVKQLIEEELIPMLDLPAEQLLSYADAVQERFRNPFIRHELTSISLNSISKFKARLLPVLLRYQQERGKLPERMTLAFAALLLSYRGDRIPRQDGAEVLAVFDQAWSQPASFVNTILADTSLWGQDLTQLPGLANAVAAHLQQLEREDSREALQELVG
- a CDS encoding rhamnogalacturonan acetylesterase, with translation MPTIYIAGDSTAAQKGGGEWPMAGWGEYLQQYVSRKVRIENRAINGRSTRSFLAEGRLADMERDFLPGDFLLIQFGHNDQKLEDPLRYTEPHTEYRRNLQAFIDSARSRGSFPVLLTSVSRRRFTTDGEPDPQAVGLYPQVMREVAGETGTPLLDVFAASQQLYRRLGTEASAGLFMHLPPGARPNYPDGITDDTHFSRSGAQQIASLVAEALAQSAELKLLHPYLRV
- a CDS encoding altronate dehydratase family protein produces the protein MKNLMKMNPRDTVAVALRPIAAGEQLTIDGLTVQAAQDIPQGHKIALTDFSSEDIITKYGSPIGHATAPIAAGDWIHTHNIKTNLSGEEEYEYVPDVHPVIYPRRDLTFQGYRRSNGKVGIRNDLFIIPTVGCVNGVAEQMLKEFKAEHPDLGGFDNLTVLKHPYGCSQLGDDHRMTRSILLDAVNHPNAGGVLVFGLGCENNIVSEFRSMLGDHDESRVKFLVAQEVGNEVEAGLVLLEELYEAAANDVREPVPLSELNIGLKCGGSDGFSGITANPLLGAFSDFIISQGGTSVLTEVPEMFGAEKVLMARAESKEVYEDIVSLINNFKQYFLSYGEPVYENPSPGNKAGGISTLEDKSLGCTQKAGSSPVVDVLQYGVKLRKKGLSLLQAPGNDLVAASALAASDCQLVLFTTGRGTPFGSFVPTVKVATNNDLFAKKGHWMDFNAGPLLETPMADVLEEFITYIIDVASGQKTRNEQNEVRELAIFKTGVTL